From Carassius auratus strain Wakin chromosome 22, ASM336829v1, whole genome shotgun sequence, a single genomic window includes:
- the LOC113039560 gene encoding uncharacterized protein LOC113039560 isoform X3 — protein MLFAIVQFIDEEDQPFAVVPQVWLSEGMCYWPPFNLRKKDKGNNLAIRCTPPHSTWEKHHFKFMKGAECWQEAMRYLVRFQTGSSVETTDDDKKRKRKRISNSKYRPQASSDEEESSLPDAPAVLSFGQPLLSFENIVPGNKVSVLPDAPEVASIPENQENVVPSVDFRGEPGFSPEIQTPLHRAKSLSTRESHRSVIGPWTPLASRVQH, from the exons ATGCTGTTTGCCATTGTTCAGTTTATTGATGAGGAGGATCAGCCATTTGCAGTGGTTCCGCAAGTGTGGCTCAGCGAGGGCATGTGCTATTGGCCCCCATTTAACCTCCGCAAAAAAGACAAAGGCAACAATTTAGCCATCCGCTGCACGCCTCCACACAGCACCTGGGAGAAACATCATTTTAAGTTTATGAAGGGAGCAG AATGTTGGCAAGAGGCGATGAGATATTTGGTGCGCTTCCAAACAGGTTCTAGCGTTGAAACGACGGACGATgacaagaagagaaagagaaagagaatctCAAATTCCAAGTACAGACCCCAGGCCTCTTCTGATGAAGAGGAGTCTAGTCTTCCAGATGCACCAGCAGTGCTGTCGTTTGGACAACCTCTTTTGAGCTTTGAAAACATTGTTCCTGGTAACAAGGTTTCAGTGCTGCCCGATGCTCCAGAAGTTGCATCGATTCCAGAAAACCAGGAAAATGTTGTGCCATCTGTAGACTTCAGAGGTG AACCAGGTTTCTCCCCAGAAATTCAGACTCCACTTCACAGAGCCAAGAGTTTGAGTACAA GAGAAAGTCATCGCTCTGTAATTGGCCCTTGGACTCCCCTGGCATCTCGTGTACAGCATTAA
- the LOC113039560 gene encoding uncharacterized protein LOC113039560 isoform X1: MEENQALREENQALREENQALREENQALREENQALRESTAQAASDDSGSLQEQVKQVGTMLKTFARTGQSGADQTLMLRRLGEFGDVVRSMDNKMDTMLQHFSANVSVGELSLPGDLLLPLDTQEDLALLDNSLRQDKELQERFLRFLAIKCGRDLKTTVWRMLQSIFSNHLSINTTWTGVGDKACFRDMFLKTIVQRAIRKNPATQDATDEAIQVNVTRYLKGASDREGGKRRRTAERDPQPTP, encoded by the exons ATGGAGGAGAACCAAGCCCttagggaggagaaccaagcCCTTAGGGAGGAGAACCAGGCCCttagggaggagaaccaagctctgagggaggagaaccaagctctGAGGGAAAGCACTGCACAAGCAG CTTCGGATGACAGCGGCTCACTTCAAGAGCAGGTGAAGCAAGTTGGGACAATGTTGAAGACGTTTGCTCGCACTGGGCAATCAG GTGCAGATCAGACCTTAATGCTGCGACGTCTTGGAGAGTTTGGCGATGTTGTGCGTAGCATGGACAACAAAATGGACACTATGCTGCAACATTTCAGTGCCAATGTGTCTGTTGGAGAGTTATCCCTGCCAGGGGATCTGTTACTCCCCCTAGACACCCAGGAAGATTTGGCGTTGCTTGACAACAGTTTGAGGCAGGATAAAGAGCTCCAGGAACGATTT cTTCGGTTTTTGGCAATCAAATGTGGGAGGGACCTAAAGACAACCGTCTGGCGGatgcttcaaagtatcttctctaATCACCTTTCCATCAATACAACCTGGACTGGAGTTggggataaagcatgttttagagACATGTTCCTGAAGACCATTGTTCAAA GAGCCATCCGGAAGAACCCGGCAACACAGGATGCCACTGATGAAGCCATCCAGGTTAACGTTACGCGTTACCTGAAAGGAGCATCTGACCGTGAAGGCGGAAAAAGGCGCCGCACAGCTGAGAGGGACCCACAGCCGACCCCTTAA
- the LOC113039560 gene encoding uncharacterized protein LOC113039560 isoform X2, which yields MEENQALREENQALREENQALRESTAQAASDDSGSLQEQVKQVGTMLKTFARTGQSGADQTLMLRRLGEFGDVVRSMDNKMDTMLQHFSANVSVGELSLPGDLLLPLDTQEDLALLDNSLRQDKELQERFLRFLAIKCGRDLKTTVWRMLQSIFSNHLSINTTWTGVGDKACFRDMFLKTIVQRAIRKNPATQDATDEAIQVNVTRYLKGASDREGGKRRRTAERDPQPTP from the exons ATGGAGGAGAACCAAGCCCttagggaggagaaccaagcCCTTAGGGAG gagaaccaagctctGAGGGAAAGCACTGCACAAGCAG CTTCGGATGACAGCGGCTCACTTCAAGAGCAGGTGAAGCAAGTTGGGACAATGTTGAAGACGTTTGCTCGCACTGGGCAATCAG GTGCAGATCAGACCTTAATGCTGCGACGTCTTGGAGAGTTTGGCGATGTTGTGCGTAGCATGGACAACAAAATGGACACTATGCTGCAACATTTCAGTGCCAATGTGTCTGTTGGAGAGTTATCCCTGCCAGGGGATCTGTTACTCCCCCTAGACACCCAGGAAGATTTGGCGTTGCTTGACAACAGTTTGAGGCAGGATAAAGAGCTCCAGGAACGATTT cTTCGGTTTTTGGCAATCAAATGTGGGAGGGACCTAAAGACAACCGTCTGGCGGatgcttcaaagtatcttctctaATCACCTTTCCATCAATACAACCTGGACTGGAGTTggggataaagcatgttttagagACATGTTCCTGAAGACCATTGTTCAAA GAGCCATCCGGAAGAACCCGGCAACACAGGATGCCACTGATGAAGCCATCCAGGTTAACGTTACGCGTTACCTGAAAGGAGCATCTGACCGTGAAGGCGGAAAAAGGCGCCGCACAGCTGAGAGGGACCCACAGCCGACCCCTTAA
- the LOC113039559 gene encoding uncharacterized protein LOC113039559 isoform X2, whose translation MRLLCNSLAGMLFLLDHVASGVGSDKLSVSVMEGDSVIFHTGVDTNQQEDIKWYFSDTRIAQISGDLSFICTDVQCNEGTERFRDRLKLDHQTGSLTIMNITNTDSGEYKLKIIGITSSIEKAFNVNVKSVPAAERDEVKTNEGESVTLDSGERRKPNDVLTWFFNDTLIARITGDPNKTCTDVQCKDDEERFRDRLKLDHQTGSLTIMNITNTDSGEYKLKISSSSSLSITREKRISVNVIDSGLSSAAVAGIVVVLLAAAALIAGLIYCRPMRSRRAPQHVALLSGVHRHPEVQGQNGITRAQSQTGDRGLESV comes from the exons atgaggcTTCTCTGTAATTCGCTTGCAGGGATGTTGTTTTTACTCGACCACG ttgcATCTGGTGTTGGATCAGATAAACTGTcggtgtcagtgatggagggagattcagtcattTTTCACACTGGTGttgacacaaaccaacaagaagaTATTAAATGGTATTTCAGTGACACTCGCATCGCTCAGATCAGTGGAGATCTCAGTTttatctgtacagatgttcagtgtaatgaagggactgagagattcagagacagactgaagctggatcatcagactggatctctgaccatcatgaacatcacaaacactgactctggagaatataaactgaAGATCATCGGTATCACCAGCAGCATTGAAAAAGCCTTCAATGTTAATGTCAAAA gtgttccTGCTGCTGAACGAGATGAAGTGAAGACAAAcgagggagaatctgtcactttagatTCTGGTGAAAGAAGAAAACCAAATGATGTGTTGACATGGTTTTTTAATGACACTCTCATCGCTCGAATTACTGGTGATCCCAATAAAacctgtacagatgttcagtgtaaagatgatgaagagagattcagagacagactgaaactggatcatcagactggatctctgaccatcatgaacatcacaaacacagactctggagaatataaactgaAGATCAGTAGCAGCAGCAGTTTAAGTATCACCAGAGAGAAGAGAATCAGTGTTAATGTCATTG ATTCAGGGTtatcttcagctgctgtagcaggAATAGTTGTTGTTCTGCTTGCAGCCGCAGCTCTGATTGCTGGTTTGATTTACTGTCGCCCAATGAGATCTAGAAGAGCACCACAGCAT gtggcCCTGCTCAGTGGCGTTCACAGACATCCCGAGGTGCAGGGGCAAAATGGCATTACGAGAGCACAATCACAGACCGGTGACAGGGGTTTGGAGTCTGTATAG
- the LOC113039559 gene encoding uncharacterized protein LOC113039559 isoform X3, with protein MYSKVASGVGSDKLSVSVMEGDSVIFHTGVDTNQQEDIKWYFSDTRIAQISGDLSFICTDVQCNEGTERFRDRLKLDHQTGSLTIMNITNTDSGEYKLKIIGITSSIEKAFNVNVKSVPAAERDEVKTNEGESVTLDSGERRKPNDVLTWFFNDTLIARITGDPNKTCTDVQCKDDEERFRDRLKLDHQTGSLTIMNITNTDSGEYKLKISSSSSLSITREKRISVNVIDSGLSSAAVAGIVVVLLAAAALIAGLIYCRPMRSRRAPQHVALLSGVHRHPEVQGQNGITRAQSQTGDRGLESV; from the exons ttgcATCTGGTGTTGGATCAGATAAACTGTcggtgtcagtgatggagggagattcagtcattTTTCACACTGGTGttgacacaaaccaacaagaagaTATTAAATGGTATTTCAGTGACACTCGCATCGCTCAGATCAGTGGAGATCTCAGTTttatctgtacagatgttcagtgtaatgaagggactgagagattcagagacagactgaagctggatcatcagactggatctctgaccatcatgaacatcacaaacactgactctggagaatataaactgaAGATCATCGGTATCACCAGCAGCATTGAAAAAGCCTTCAATGTTAATGTCAAAA gtgttccTGCTGCTGAACGAGATGAAGTGAAGACAAAcgagggagaatctgtcactttagatTCTGGTGAAAGAAGAAAACCAAATGATGTGTTGACATGGTTTTTTAATGACACTCTCATCGCTCGAATTACTGGTGATCCCAATAAAacctgtacagatgttcagtgtaaagatgatgaagagagattcagagacagactgaaactggatcatcagactggatctctgaccatcatgaacatcacaaacacagactctggagaatataaactgaAGATCAGTAGCAGCAGCAGTTTAAGTATCACCAGAGAGAAGAGAATCAGTGTTAATGTCATTG ATTCAGGGTtatcttcagctgctgtagcaggAATAGTTGTTGTTCTGCTTGCAGCCGCAGCTCTGATTGCTGGTTTGATTTACTGTCGCCCAATGAGATCTAGAAGAGCACCACAGCAT gtggcCCTGCTCAGTGGCGTTCACAGACATCCCGAGGTGCAGGGGCAAAATGGCATTACGAGAGCACAATCACAGACCGGTGACAGGGGTTTGGAGTCTGTATAG
- the LOC113039559 gene encoding uncharacterized protein LOC113039559 isoform X1 yields MLKQKQHHKTAATINRDPAAAEISTMYSKVASGVGSDKLSVSVMEGDSVIFHTGVDTNQQEDIKWYFSDTRIAQISGDLSFICTDVQCNEGTERFRDRLKLDHQTGSLTIMNITNTDSGEYKLKIIGITSSIEKAFNVNVKSVPAAERDEVKTNEGESVTLDSGERRKPNDVLTWFFNDTLIARITGDPNKTCTDVQCKDDEERFRDRLKLDHQTGSLTIMNITNTDSGEYKLKISSSSSLSITREKRISVNVIDSGLSSAAVAGIVVVLLAAAALIAGLIYCRPMRSRRAPQHVALLSGVHRHPEVQGQNGITRAQSQTGDRGLESV; encoded by the exons ttgcATCTGGTGTTGGATCAGATAAACTGTcggtgtcagtgatggagggagattcagtcattTTTCACACTGGTGttgacacaaaccaacaagaagaTATTAAATGGTATTTCAGTGACACTCGCATCGCTCAGATCAGTGGAGATCTCAGTTttatctgtacagatgttcagtgtaatgaagggactgagagattcagagacagactgaagctggatcatcagactggatctctgaccatcatgaacatcacaaacactgactctggagaatataaactgaAGATCATCGGTATCACCAGCAGCATTGAAAAAGCCTTCAATGTTAATGTCAAAA gtgttccTGCTGCTGAACGAGATGAAGTGAAGACAAAcgagggagaatctgtcactttagatTCTGGTGAAAGAAGAAAACCAAATGATGTGTTGACATGGTTTTTTAATGACACTCTCATCGCTCGAATTACTGGTGATCCCAATAAAacctgtacagatgttcagtgtaaagatgatgaagagagattcagagacagactgaaactggatcatcagactggatctctgaccatcatgaacatcacaaacacagactctggagaatataaactgaAGATCAGTAGCAGCAGCAGTTTAAGTATCACCAGAGAGAAGAGAATCAGTGTTAATGTCATTG ATTCAGGGTtatcttcagctgctgtagcaggAATAGTTGTTGTTCTGCTTGCAGCCGCAGCTCTGATTGCTGGTTTGATTTACTGTCGCCCAATGAGATCTAGAAGAGCACCACAGCAT gtggcCCTGCTCAGTGGCGTTCACAGACATCCCGAGGTGCAGGGGCAAAATGGCATTACGAGAGCACAATCACAGACCGGTGACAGGGGTTTGGAGTCTGTATAG